A region of the Hydra vulgaris chromosome 12, alternate assembly HydraT2T_AEP genome:
AATCACGTTAGATGTTCTTTGGCTATTTGAAGGATCAAAATAATGTCTTCTGTATAGTTCTTCATCACCAATCACAATATCTTCATCACTTACACAGAATGTTATTGCCGTCTTTCTcctttaatataaactttactttttaaacaaaaaaagtgcaTGATTTGTGTAATtctttattgcaaaattttttatttattaaaaactaattttagtaaaatttacttTCGCTTTGTCCCTTTTTTCTCTTCGGTGTCAGTTTCAATATTTGAAGTATCTGCTGCTTTTTCTAAGCGTGACTGAGCTTCTTCATAAAAATCTAAACACAAATCTATGTTCGTaaaatcatttatcaaaatctaatgaaaatgtaattGAAATGTTTGCGGCAAAAGCAGGCCCTATGAGATAGGGGTGCAGTTGGTGCAccgtataaaaattaaagaaaaacccatgaaaattaatgaattttttagtttttaaaaaacaccaaaagttaaaaaaaaaaaaaactaaaaacattgttaaaaaaacttttatttataaagactctaaaataaaaatgcttttgtcaacgattaaaaaaactttttttaatcattggAAATCTTctttaaacattctaaaaacattcagaacatataatttaaacaaataccAGTTAGAATATTGGATCTAAAATAGTGATATTAAATGAGAGAATTCATATTGTTAAGGGGGGCCTAAAATAAATTTCCACCAGTACATGTTTATCCTCTCCAGTGCCCTGATCAAAACATACAGTTCAGCAtctaattcaattattttacatttttttatagtaatatgCAAACCTGTAGTGTATAAAATCCTAGCTGGGTATATCTTCCAATCAAAGGTTAGTGGCTGCAAAGTTGTGACAGCTTTATGAATTGCAGCGGAACTTTTAAATGGCGGCCAGAAGCATTTCCCATCATTTTTCATCCAACTTTTAGCAATCATTTTcacttctttaatttttccattaaaaaattgacatttcAATAATCTGGTGCAATTTAATTCTAAACAATcttatattaatttcaaaataaaattaaaa
Encoded here:
- the LOC136088979 gene encoding uncharacterized protein LOC136088979 isoform X4: MIAKSWMKNDGKCFWPPFKSSAAIHKAVTTLQPLTFDWKIYPARILYTTDFYEEAQSRLEKAADTSNIETDTEEKKGTKRKRKTAITFCVSDEDIVIGDEELYRRHYFDPSNSQRTSNVIPNIAEYSKSCVELDGKIDKKSL
- the LOC136088979 gene encoding uncharacterized protein LOC136088979 isoform X3; this translates as MIAKSWMKNDGKCFWPPFKSSAAIHKAVTTLQPLTFDWKIYPARILYTTDFYEEAQSRLEKAADTSNIETDTEEKKGTKRKRKTAITFCVSDEDIVIGDEELYRRHYFDPSNSQRTSNVIPNIAEYSKSCVELDGKIDKKVLLLLFILISRITQGPHKFSKF
- the LOC136088979 gene encoding uncharacterized protein LOC136088979 isoform X2, with the protein product MIAKSWMKNDGKCFWPPFKSSAAIHKAVTTLQPLTFDWKIYPARILYTTDFYEEAQSRLEKAADTSNIETDTEEKKGTKRKRKTAITFCVSDEDIVIGDEELYRRHYFDPSNSQRTSNVIPNIADVFKSISTPHLLSEIASFSVAENNIDFSKETNLSQEKMMFSSNIY